TTCTCGCGCTGGTCTCCGTCTTGACGCCACACAACGCAATGCCCTGCTTTGGGGCGGACCCGGGCGCCGTCGTTCGTCAGCTGCGCGGACGGTTTCGGGCCGACCTGCTCTCGGAGGCAGACTACGCCGTTTACGTGAAGGAGCTCATTGTGAACAGTGCCGACAACTGGCGCACTCGACGCTACGACCAGTTCCAGAGCCTCCAGAACGGGATTCTCTAGGACGCAAACCTGTAAACAAGTCCACGAACGGTGATGTGCTCAACGCGCGTTTCATAGTCGAGTGCTATCATTGCCTGTtgcatggaggaggagaggattGGCATTTGTGTTTCTACACGTACCTGGTCCTCTGCATCGCTTGTGCGTCACGGCgtccctttccttctctgtgGGTGACGCGtgcatgtgtctgtgtgtgtgtgtggctcttCTCGCATCTTTGTCACGTCTCAatgtgcgcttgtgtgtgtgtacgccgctgctgccgttcaTTTTGCTCCTGTTGCGCGTCTTTACTCTTCTGCGCCCAGGTAGAACCATCTCCCTTTTTGCGTTGTTTTGCTTGGCTCGTGATCCACTGCACTGTCCTCGTGTCCTCGACCTCTCGCGTTCTTCTCAAACGAGGAGGAAAACGCTATTACCGCCGATGCAGGTGCGTTGCAGCACTGGAGAGTGAGAGACACAGAAGTGGGAAggggcagcgccaccgttgcCCCGCTTCCTCCTGCTAATACTCAGACAGTTCGCTTTCCTTTCCCGAGCCGTCTGTCGGTGCCCGTTGAGGAGTCACCTGCGTGACTGTGAATGCTGCTATCCGGCCGCCACAGCACCGTTTTGGTCATACCGTGCCCTGtctctttttccttttctgtgGCCGCGCACACATCAACACTCCGTACCCGCCCTTCAACACTGATATTGAACACACCAACACCGCCTGTTCTCTGCCCACTTTTTGCCGACGCACGCCCATGCAGACGCTTCTCTTTCGCCTCGTTTCGCGACAGGCGCGCGAGGCGTACACAAAGAAAATCAAGGCGATAAAAGGAAAAGGCGTTAGCGcgggcagcaccggcagccaACGTACAcgttctcccccctcccccgagcCTTAGCCCGCGACGCGTGCATTCTTGATCTGACTGCCACATAACGGATCAGCAAGTCGGCCATTCAATAGACACAGAGAatatacacacgcacgcaacaacaacaacaaaaaaaaacatatTGAAAGACCCTGAAGACAACGCACCCGTGCAtacggtggtggcggtgacggcggacCCAACGTGCTCGTTCGGGGTCAACCGTATCACGCAACGGAAAGCAGAACCAAGAAGGTACGGATAAAGCGGTCTTGCCTCTTCTTCTGCGTAACACCGAGTCTCTGTCGTTTTCAGTCTTTCGATTTGGTTGACTCGCACTGTATCAGCTCTCGTGTGCTGCACCTTCGctttcttcccctctcttgtTATCTTATGCGAATGTTTTCTCTGGATCCGATTCGATTTGTCGTTGTTGTGTATTAGTTCGCAAAGGACTTGTTCACTGcctccacccccacacccccaCGCCGGCCTACCTGGCCCCAACGAGGTTGTACCTCAAAGGAGCACATACGGCTTCGTAGGGAGAGAGCAACAAAGGCGAAAAAATAGAAGTGGGGGAGTGTCTCTCATACAGGATCATCCCTGCAAAGGACACCGGtgctcgcgcgcacacatacaagGACATACAGTGGCATACGCATAGTCCACGATGGGGCTGGAAATCCTCAGCAACGGCACGTCGCCGGCCCCGATGTCAGTTGTCTGTTTTGGGCATCCTTTGCTGGACATGATGGCGACCGTTGAAAACGAGTTCTTGCGTGAGCATAACGTCGACCCAGGGAGCGTCACACTGGCGGCGCCGGAGCAGCTTGTTGTTTTCTCGAAGCTGCTGGATGAGTTCAAAGGTGAGGTGGAATACGTCCCCGGTGGGGCCGCCATGAACACGGCGCGTGCTTTGGCTTGGGTGCTGCCTGATGCGCGCATCGCCTACGTGGGTGCACTGGGCAAGGATCGCTTCGCCGAAATCCTGAAGAGCGCGCTCGCCAACGCTGGAGTCGAGCAGCTGTTCGAGGAGTGCGAAGAGAAACCGACGGGCACCTGTGCTGGCCTCGTGGTGCAGAAGGATCGAACGTTGCTCGCCAACCTCGGCGCGGCCGTGACGTTGTCGATGATGCACATTCAAACGGACGCCGTGCAATCTGCCATTGAGAAGGCCAGTTTGTTCTACGCGGAGGGCTTCTTTCTcaacaccgcctccagcccTTACAATCTTCTCTGCGTTGCTCAGCACGCCCACCTGCACGGAAAGCTTTTCTGCTTCAACCTGAACGCGCCGTACATTAGCATTGCGTTTCGGAGCCGCCTACATGTTCTCTTGCCTCATGTGGATATCCTCTTCGGCAGCGACGAAGATTTACTGACGTACGCTTCTGTGCAGTGGCCGCACGACTTTGACCTGAGCAACCTCGGCACTGTCATGCACGCTAATTCGCGGCGCCATGAGGCACTCGTGCGGTGTCTCGCGCGCATCTCCATGCTGCCGAGAGTCACTTCCGCCAAGCCACGACTAGTGGTGGGGACCTGTGGGTCGCACGACACGTACGTCGCATGCGGCGACCACGTCCGTTCCTATCCAGTGCCGCCGATGGCACTGGAGGATATCGTTGATGTGAACGGCGCTGGTGACGCGTTCGTGGCGGGCTTCCTGGCTCAATACATCGTGAGCCGTGACGAATCTGCTAGCGTCGTGGTCGGTCATGCTTCGGCACAGAACTGCATCCGTCATAACGGTGCCGTTGTGCGTGGTGTGCCCCCGGCACTTACGCGCCGGATCAGCTGCACGACAGAGCCTGTCATGACCGCGAACTCCGCTTGATGGGGTGTCCTTCTCACCCCCTCACAAGCGCAGCAAACAGCGGTgtggcaccggcgcaccGGTATCCAGGCACCATTGTGTGCTTAAAGGGGCGTGCATATGCGTTGGTGCACGTACGGTAGGTGTGTCTTTGTGTACAGCCCCGTTGCTGTTTCGTTCTTTGcaagtgtgcgtgtgtgggtcgTTGAGTGCACCCGCGTACTTGTCGAGCGCGCGCTATGCAACGTGGGGCAGACAGTGACGCTGTGTGCAGATGCCGAGTCTGTGGGCCGGTGTGTCCTCCGCCCTCGCGAAGTGTGTTtcgctttttttcctcttctATCCCCATTTTGTGTGTGGTGTCatacgtctctctctcgccccttCTTACCATGTCCCTCTCGACGGGCACCCTTGCACTCCTCTGCGCACCCTATCCTGTCCCTTCTTGTTTTGCCTTTCGTTCCTCCTCACCagccctcccaccccctccccttcccctcctttcgacgccttcctccctttttttcttggaACTGACTTTCACTTGAGGTGATGCGAGAGGGGTAATGTCGGTACTCAATTTTGTGTGCCAAATGTGGACTCTGacctttgtgtgtgtggggggaggggggacactTCAGGGTGGTCTCAGAATCCAGTAAACACACCACTCGGTGTGAGGGAAGCCAAGCCGCCCTCCGTATCCCTCCGCCAAATGCCGAAGCGCTTCTGCTCATGGCAGGGCCACGCACCTACGACCTAAGGGAActcagagcgatgtatcgctgctgatgtcagcggccaggtcctggatggcgtggcgtcggagcggcctgcAACAGAGAGCAGgtttgtgccatccatgtgatggACGAAGTGCCCGCATGACTTGATCGTATCTTTCACCCGGCCTTcacactgcctgctggtggGGGTCAGCCTGAATGACACACCGAGAGGGATGCACCCAGGTCTGCTGACCGGCATGATGTGAGCCACTGTGAGGTAACTTTCGAAGCGGGTGGGCAGGTAGAGtttgaggcaggggccgcGCTCTCAGATGGCTGTGTCAGCATTTTGCTGTAACGCGTGTGTCTCAGGCTGCTTCTCACCACGCGACGAGCCCGTGGCATATGTAGAGCGGAGCTGAACTTGTGCTGTACGTTATAAATGACACATGGAACGGAAGCAAAAGAAGCGAGATATATGGACgaccttttttttgcgcaTACaggttttcttttcttcacAGCGTGCTCGCCACACCACTTCATCTCCCCGCATCAGCCTGCTGCAAGCTCTCtcacgtatatatatatatatatagacaAACCCAACCCTGCAGGGAGGCGCAGGGGGTGAGAGGCAAAGCGATGTCGCTGTCAGTAGGCAGTAATCAACGGTGCACCGCTGTCCATGTCCTGTGCGTCTGCGCGAAAGATTGTTTTCTCTCCGTGTGTAGTAGAGGTGTATACGTgcaaaaacaaacaaacaaaaaagctGGTTTGTCCTtctgcatgtgcgtgtgtgtgccgtttttttttttcgtttgtgtGATCACTCTTTCTTCGCATATTCTCTcttccacccacccaccctccttCTTTCGTTTGGCTGACAGTTTTCTTTGACTGGAATGGCCGAacacccctctctcccccctcagGTACAAAGGCGCAAAGATGCTCAGCGCACACTATGCCGTacctttcttctctctgtgtgttgAGACGCGTGCTGATGCTCTCGgtagcgtgtgcgtgcatgcgtgtatgGATAACTGTTTACTTTGTGACTTTTACTGTTATTAGCTTGCAGACGAACATGCATCTCTTCGCCATTGCTCTCTCGGTTCTCCTTCGGatgcttgctgctgctgctgctgctttgaACCCATTTTTTTTACTTCTGTAGTG
The window above is part of the Leishmania mexicana MHOM/GT/2001/U1103 complete genome, chromosome 33 genome. Proteins encoded here:
- a CDS encoding adenosine kinase-like protein; the encoded protein is MGLEILSNGTSPAPMSVVCFGHPLLDMMATVENEFLREHNVDPGSVTLAAPEQLVVFSKLLDEFKGEVEYVPGGAAMNTARALAWVLPDARIAYVGALGKDRFAEILKSALANAGVEQLFEECEEKPTGTCAGLVVQKDRTLLANLGAAVTLSMMHIQTDAVQSAIEKASLFYAEGFFLNTASSPYNLLCVAQHAHLHGKLFCFNLNAPYISIAFRSRLHVLLPHVDILFGSDEDLLTYASVQWPHDFDLSNLGTVMHANSRRHEALVRCLARISMLPRVTSAKPRLVVGTCGSHDTYVACGDHVRSYPVPPMALEDIVDVNGAGDAFVAGFLAQYIVSRDESASVVVGHASAQNCIRHNGAVVRGVPPALTRRISCTTEPVMTANSA